A part of Capsicum annuum cultivar UCD-10X-F1 chromosome 6, UCD10Xv1.1, whole genome shotgun sequence genomic DNA contains:
- the LOC107874949 gene encoding UPF0481 protein At3g47200, which translates to MEGEMPFEQPAMQMVPSLMREENKESDDYEPKVVSLGPYHYGKKKLKFVEDFKPEAVKMFIGGKNEVVFMEKILSVTRYTKSFYLEEVTSQYSNEVFARMMLQDACLILNYIGPEETEQSPKKIRTINHLGTVVYTNIRRDMYLLENQVPFHILKILVHLKYDTDHDTTKGDKLLETIETYCFKMFFDDENIENPFATNKLEMEPPLHLLEIFRRVIVTGLDHESTRPADHCCDINKLVSCLDSCCFSRGKGPNMPGRYVFRSVSDLKSKGIDFRASRIKSLKGVRFYPTKFCQSAMLELPSLHVTMYTKVFFMNMIAYEFAPNFVLPRSVTAYVSFMKLLVVSKKDVKELREKDIIVNSLGRDKQVVQLYNALNTYEAEDSSSYWDVKTNIEKHYNSKVKMWMADFKTNYFDNPWSIIALVGSIVLLILTIIQTYYAGHDNGDNCCSKGKFNLD; encoded by the coding sequence ATGGAAGGAGAAATGCCTTTTGAGCAACCAGCTATGCAAATGGTTCCATCGTTGATGAGAGAAGAGAATAAGGAAAGTGATGATTATGAACCAAAAGTGGTTTCCCTGGGGCCTTACCACTATGGAAAAAAGAAGCTCAAGTTCGTTGAGGATTTCAAGCCTGAGGCCGTTAAAATGTTTATTGGAGGCAAAAATGAAGTTGTCTTCATGGAAAAGATTTTAAGTGTTACTAGGTACACTAAAAGTTTTTACCTGGAAGAAGTCACCAGTCAGTACAGTAATGAAGTATTTGCTCGAATGATGCTTCAAGATGCATGTCTCATTCTAAATTATATCGGACCAGAGGAGACTGAGCAATCACCTAAAAAGATCCGGACAATTAATCATCTTGGTACTGTTGTTTATACAAACATTAGACGTGACATGTATTTGCTTGAAAATCAAGTACCTTTCCATATTCTCAAAATATTGGTTCACTTGAAATATGATACTGATCATGACACTACTAAGGGAGATAAATTGTTAGAGACCATAGAAACCTATTGCTTTAAAAtgttttttgatgatgaaaatattgaaaatccaTTTGCCACCAACAAACTAGAGATGGAACCCCCCCTTCACCTTCTTGAAATTTTCCGAAGAGTAATTGTCACAGGCTTGGATCACGAAAGCACGCGACCTGCAGATCATTGTTGCGATATCAACAAACTGGTATCGTGCCTCGACTCCTGTTGCTTCTCCAGAGGCAAAGGACCAAATATGCCTGGCCGGTATGTGTTTCGTTCGGTGAGCGATCTGAAATCAAAAGGCATTGATTTCAGGGCTAGTAGGATTAAATCACTCAAAGGTGTAAGGTTTTATCCCACTAAATTCTGTCAGTCTGCAATGCTGGAGCTCCCAAGTTTGCACGTTACAATGTACACCAAAGTATTTTTCATGAACATGATAGCTTATGAGTTTGCTCCTAACTTTGTTCTGCCTAGATCTGTCACTGCTTACGTGAGCTTCATGAAGCTCCTTGTGGTTTCAAAAAAGGACGTGAAGGAGCTGCGAGAGAAAGATATTATAGTTAATAGTTTAGGGAGGGACAAACAAGTTGTTCAACTTTACAATGCTTTGAATACTTATGAGGCAGAGGATAGCTCTTCTTACTGGGATGTGAAGACGAATATCGAAAAGCACTACAATAGCAAAGTAAAGATGTGGATGGCTGATTTTAAAACAAACTATTTTGACAATCCCTGGTCTATAATTGCTTTGGTTGGTTCTATTGTCCTCCTCATCTTGACTATTATCCAGACATACTATGCTGGTCATGATAATGGTGATAATTGTTGTTCAAAAGGAAAATTTAATCTTGATTAG